One region of Nothobranchius furzeri strain GRZ-AD chromosome 16, NfurGRZ-RIMD1, whole genome shotgun sequence genomic DNA includes:
- the hdlbpa gene encoding high density lipoprotein binding protein a isoform X4, protein MSSVAVLTQESFKEHRSGLLPEQKKAAGGPGADEEELPTYKDAFPPLPEKAATTEGTQEPANAWIKIRPLKSSVITQVFHVPLEERKYKDLNQFGEGDQAKVCVDIMQKTGAHLELSLAKDQGLSIMVSGKLEAVMKARKEIVSRLQTQASATVAIPKEHHRFVIGKNGEKLQELELKTATKIQIPRPEDPSNQIKISGTKEGLEKAKHEILLISAEQDKRAVERVNIDKVFHPFITGAYNKLVGEMMQETGARINIPPPSVNKTEIVITGEKEQVALAVTLIKKVYEEKKKNTTTIAVEVKKSQHKYVVGPKGNTLQEILDRTGVSVEIPPSDNGSETVILRGEPDRLGQALTEVYAKANSYTVSSVSAPSWLHRFIIGKKGQNLAKITQQMPKVHIEFTEGEDRITLEGPTKDVQMAQTQIEAIVTDLVSRMDYTEITVDPKFHRHLIGKGGVNINRIKELHKVTVRIPPDNEKSNLIRIEGDPQGVQEAKKELLELASRMENERTKDLIIEHRFHRAIIGQKGEKIKEVRDKFPEVIINFPDPAQKSDIVQLRGPRTEVEKCSKFMQKIVAEMVENSHSVSVPIFKQFHRNIIGKGGSNIKKIREETNTKIDLPAENSNSEMIIITGKKANCEAARSRILAIQKELANISEIDVSIPSKLHNSLIGSKGRLVRSVMEECGGVHIHFPTEGSGIDKVTIRGPVEEVEKAKQQLLALAEEKQTKSFTAELHAKPEYHKFLIGKGGGNIRKVRDSTGARIIFPTSEDKDQELITVVGTEEAVKTAQKELEELIKSLDNVVEDSMNIDPKHHRYFVSRRGQVLRDLADEYGGVMVSFPRTGSQSDKVTLKGAKECVEAAKKRMLEIIDDLDAQVTIECVIPQKFHRSIMGPKGSRIQQITRDHSVQIKFPDREEQQAAPAEAPVQENGETDGDVKEPADPNAPKKCDVILISGRKERCDAAVEALKALVPVTIEVDVPFELHRYIIGQKGSGIRKMMDEFEVNIQVPAPELQSDKIAITGLATHLDRAKEGLLERVKELQAEQEDRALRSFKLTITVDPKYHPKIIGRKGAIITNIRTEHDVNIQFPEKNDENQDQITITGYEQNAIAARDSIQAIVDELEEMISEDITLDSRVHARIIGARGKGIRKIMEEFKVDLRFPQSGAADPNQVTVIGRPELVDEAIDHLLNLEEEYLADVVENEAKAAYMRPSSSSAAAMDERGPSKGFVVREAPWATGSEKAPDMSSSEDFPSFGAPVQAKASPWGPKRF, encoded by the exons CCTGAAGTCTTCTGTCATCACCCAG GTTTTCCATGTGCCGCTAGAGGAGCGCAAGTACAAGGACCTCAACCAGTTTGGGGAAGGAGACCAAGCAAAGGTCTGCGTGGACATCATGCAGAAGACTGGAGCCCATCTAGAACTCTCCTTGGCCAAAGATCAAGGTCTCTCCATCATGGTTTCTGGAAAGCTGGAAGCTGTGATGAAGGCCCGCAAGGAGATTGTGTCCCGACTGCAGACTCAA GCTTCAGCTACTGTTGCCATCCCTAAGGAACACCATCGTTTTGTCATTGGCAAAAATGGGGAGAAGCTTCAGGAGCTAGAGCTCAAAACTGCCACCAAAATCCAGATACCACGACCAGAAGACCCCAGCAATCAGATAAAGATCTCTGGTACCAAGGAGGGCCTGGAGAAGGCTAAGCATGAGATCCTGTTGATCTCTGCTGAGCAG GACAAGCGTGCTGTGGAGAGAGTGAACATAGACAAGGTGTTCCACCCCTTTATCACCGGTGCCTATAATAAGTTGGTAGGAGAGATGATGCAGGAGACCGGTGCTCGCATCAACATCCCCCCGCCAAGTGTAAATAAGACGGAGATTGTCATCACTGGGGAAAAGGAGCAGGTGGCCCTTGCTGTAACTCTGATCAAGAAGGTTTATGAAGAGAAG AAGAAGAATACCACCACCATTGCAGTGGAGGTGAAGAAATCCCAGCACAAGTATGTGGTTGGTCCCAAGGGAAATACCCTGCAGGAGATCCTGGATAGAACTGGTGTTTCGGTTGAGATCCCACCCTCTGACAACGGCTCAGAAACTGTCATCCTTCGTGGGGAGCCAGACCGTCTGGGTCAGGCTCTTACTGAAGTTTACGCCAAG GCCAACAGTTACACTGTTTCCTCGGTGTCGGCTCCTTCTTGGCTTCATCGTTTCATAATTGGCAAAAAGGGACAGAATTTGGCTAAGATCACCCAACAAATGCCCAAG GTGCACATCGAGTTTACTGAAGGAGAAGATCGAATCACCTTGGAGGGTCCAACTAAAGATGTGCAAATGGCGCAGACTCAAATCGAAGCCATTGTTACAGATTTG GTAAGCCGAATGGACTACACGGAAATTACTGTGGATCCCAAATTCCATCGTCACCTGATTGGGAAAGGAGGAGTTAACA TCAACCGCATCAAAGAGCTGCACAAGGTGACTGTCCGCATACCCCCCGACAACGAGAAGAGCAACCTCATCCGTATCGAGGGGGATCCTCAAGGTGTGCAGGAAGCCAAGAAGGAGCTGCTTGAGCTAGCGTCGCGCATG GAGAACGAGCGTACAAAGGACTTGATCATCGAACATCGTTTTCACAGAGCCATCATCGGCCAAAAGGGAGAGAAGATAAAGGAAGTGCGGGACAAATTTCCAGAG GTCATCATCAACTTTCCTGACCCGGCACAGAAGAGCGACATCGTTCAGCTTAGGGGCCCACGGACCGAGGTGGAGAAATGCTCCAAGTTCATGCAGAAGATCGTAGCTGAAATG GTGGAGAACAGCCACTCGGTCTCCGTCCCAATCTTCAAACAGTTTCACAGAAACATAATTGGGAAAGGAGGCTCCAACATCAAGAAG ATCCGAGAAGAAACTAACACCAAAATTGACCTTCCTGCTGAGAACAGCAACTCTGAGATGATCATCATCACGGGCAAAAAGGCAAACTGTGAAGCTGCCCGGAGCCGCATCTTGGCCATCCAGAAGGAGCTG GCCAACATCTCAGAGATCGATGTGTCCATTCCCTCCAAGTTGCACAACTCCTTGATCGGATCAAAGGGCCGTTTGGTGCGCTCCGTCATGGAGGAGTGTGGTGGCGTTCACATCCACTTTCCAACTGAGGGCTCTGGGATTGATAAGGTCACCATCAGAGGGCCTgtggaggaggtggagaaggCAAAGCAGCAACTGCTTGCTCTAGCAGAGGAAAAG CAAACGAAGAGTTTTACTGCTGAGCTGCACGCCAAGCCGGAGTATCACAAGTTTCTCATTGGGAAAGGTGGCGGAAACATCCGTAAGGTCCGTGATAGCACTGGTGCCAGGATAATCTTCCCCACTTCAGAGGATAAAGACCAGGAGCTCATCACTGTTGTTGGAACAGAGGAAGCAGTGAAGACGGCTCAGAAGGAACTGGAGGAGCTCATCAAGAGCTTG GACAACGTTGTGGAAGACTCTATGAACATTGACCCCAAGCACCATCGCTACTTTGTGTCTCGTCGTGGCCAAGTCCTCAGGGACCTGGCCGATGAGTATGGTGGTGTCATGGTGAGCTTCCCTCGCACAGGCTCTCAGAGCGATAAGGTCACCCTTAAAGGAGCCAAAGAATGTGTGGAGGCGGCCAAGAAACGCATGCTGGAGATCATCGATGACTTG GATGCTCAAGTGACCATCGAGTGTGTGATTCCTCAAAAGTTCCACCGTTCTATCATGGGTCCCAAAGGCTCCCGCATTCAGCAAATCACCAGAGATCACAGCGTGCAGATTAAATTTCCAGATCGAGAGGAGCAACAAG ctgctcctgcagaAGCTCCTGTTCAAGAGAATGGAGAGACTGATGGTGATGTAAAGGAACCAGCTGATCCAAACGCCCCTAAAAAGTGTGATGtgattttgatttctggtcgCAAAGAGCGCTGCGACGCTGCTGTGGAAGCACTGAAG GCCTTGGTTCCAGTCACTATTGAGGTGGATGTGCCTTTTGAGCTTCATCGTTACATCATTGGACAGAAGGGAAGCGGAATTCGCAAAATGATGGATGAATTTGAG GTAAACATCCAAGTGCCTGCTCCTGAGCTGCAGTCTGATAAAATTGCGATCACTGGCTTGGCCACCCACCTCGACCGCGCCAAAGAAGGTCTGTTGGAGCGTGTCAAAGAGCTGCAGGCTGAGCAGGAGGATCGG GCGCTCAGGAGCTTCAAGCTGACCATCACTGTGGACCCAAAGTATCACCCCAAAATTATTGGCCGCAAGGGCGCCATTATTACCAACATTCGCACAGAGCATGATGTGAACATCCAGTTTCCAGAGAAGAATGATGAAAACCAG GATCAGATAACAATTACAGGGTATGAGCAGAACGCCATCGCTGCACGAGATTCTATCCAGGCTATTGTGGACGAGTTGGAGGAGATGATCTCGGAGGACATCACCCTTGACAGCAGAGTCCATGCCCGCATTATTGGAGCTCGAGGAAAGGGTATCCGCAAGATCATGGAGGAGTTTAAG GTTGACCTCAGGTTTCCACAGAGTGGAGCTGCCGACCCAAACCAGGTGACGGTGATTGGACGCCCTGAGCTTGTGGATGAAGCCATTGATCATCTCCTTAACTTGGAGGAGGAATAT CTGGCAGATGTTGTTGAGAATGAGGCAAAGGCGGCGTACATGAGGCCCTCCAGCAGTAGTGCTGCTGCTATGGATGAACGAGGCCCGTCAAAAGGTTTTGTGGTGAGGGAGGCTCCCTGGGCCACCGGTAGTGAGAAG GCCCCGGACATGAGCAGCTCCGAAGACTTCCCGAGCTTTGGAGCTCCAGTACAAGCGAAGGCTTCACCCTGGGGACCCAAGCGCTTCTAA